From the genome of Rubripirellula reticaptiva:
GGGAGCTTCACGATGACGATACAAGTTGCGGAAGTTCTGAACGCTGGCCGATCGCCGCTGCAATCGTTTGATCTGTTGCCTGCGAGTTTTGGGCACCAGCAAAAGCTGCGTCAGGTTCGGCTTGGCTACGCAACCATCATTGTTGCATTGATAGCGGTGTTTGTTGCTGCCGCTATCGCGACGGCCGTGCGTCGAACACAGAGACACCGCAATTATCAACAGATTGCCGCAGTTGCGATGCCGCTGATGCAGCTTCGCCAGCAAGTATTGCAAATTCAGTCGTCAAACGAAAAGCGAATGCAGTGGATCGGGCAGGTCGAGTCTGCTCGCCCCAACGACGACTTGCTGCAAACAATCGACTCCTTCGCTGCTGCAACAGCCGACCTGTTGCCGACGATCGCAATTCAAACGTTGCACATTCGTTTGCCGATCGAGTACGCCGCCGGGCCAGCGGCTGATTCAAAAACAACATCCCATGTTAGTCCGCCTTCGTGGGCGACACCAAAGCTTGACGCAATTGCCTCGGTCGGTGCAGACGCGCCCATTGATCGTTGGTTGACGCAGCTCAACCAAAGTCCGCGGGTTTCATCGGCATCAGCAATCGGCGTTCAATCCCAGCGTGATCTCGGCGACAAACTGGATCGACCCGTCACGATCAAAGCCATGCCAATCTCAACGGGAGTATTGCCATGACAAACCAGAATCGATTTGACGGCGTTTGTTCCAGTTGGGTGGCACGACATGTTCTGTCGATCACTAGCAACTTAGTTCGCTGCCACGCGTTGGGGATGGTGGTGATTACATTGCTTGTCATCGGGACGGGTTGGGTTTCGACTTTGGATCACCGCTCGACGGCCTCGATGGTCTATCAATCGGTCAACGTTGATCTTGGAGATGCGAAAGCCGTCGTTGCAAGTGCCGACGGATGGCGGTTGGCGCATGGCATCGCCACTCGCCGGAGCGAAGATGTCGAAAACGCCGCGATGGATATCGCGAAATGGCTGCCTCAGCGATTGGAGTGGACCGACGTCGAAACACGACTCAGAAAGGTCGCGAATTCCTGTCGTTTGGATTTGTCGATGGTCGAGTCGGGGCCGCGTCATACGGGAAGCCGCGTCGCGGTGCTGACCGGCCAGTGTCAGATTCAGGGCGGCTATGGCGACCTGTGCAAATTTCTGAATGCATTAACCCAGGCAGACCTGGAAACGGGTGCGGTTCCCATTTCAGCAAGTGAGATCACGCTGACCCACAACGCTCGCATACCTCGCAGCGACGGACAAGCCGCTTGCCATGCAGTGTTGAAGATTCGAGTTCCCTACGGGTCCCCCGGCACCGCCGCCGCAAATTTGTTGCCCTCCGATTCGATATCAACGTCAACCGAAGGAAAGTTTGCTGATGTCAGTCGCTAAACCAAAACTCGAAAACTCAAAACGTCAAACCAAACAATTGATAATGGTGGGGCTACTGTCGGTCGGCTTGGTGATTGCAATCCTGGCTCAGCCATCCGGACCGGAAGGCTCAGCATGCCGACAAACAATCGACGCTTCTGTTGGGACCACTTTGGCCGGAGTGTCCGCAGTACCCATGTCGGTTCATCAAGTCGCCCCAGCACCAATGGATTTCTCGGCAATGACTTTGCTGCCGAAGACTGGCCTCGCAACGATCGCTGAACGTCGGTTGTTCGTTCCGCCCAAGCCGCTCGACACGCAACCCACGCGAGATTCTGCTGCGACGGTTCAGGCTGTCTACGGCAGCAGGTCCAAGCATGCCGCATTGATGGGGAAAATGATCGTCAAGAACGGTCAAACGTTGAATAACGGTGCCGCAGTCGCCACGGTCACGGCGAATGGAGTGCATCTGCAAAGCACCAATCCGAAAACGCTTGGTGGTCAGTGATTCACACTGAACTCAGGTCCGCGCCGTACCGGTCGATCGTTGCAACCGTCACGATCCGAAGTTTCGCTTTGACACGAAGAGACGGCAGAACGATGTGCCGATGATAGAACGAGGGTATTTGTTTCGCATTGATCTCTGCGTGATTCGCACAGAATTGATTCTAAAAAGATGACGGTTAGCAACATGACAGCATTTGACGAAGTCGGATTGCGAAAAGCAGCGATCCTGTTGATGAGCTTGCCGACAAAGTCCGCCGCACAGATTTTGGGGCAATTGCCGCCTCGATACATCGAGGCGATCAGCATCATGATTGCGCAGACGGAGTCCGTCGGTGGCGACGATCAAGAGATCGTGATCGCGGAATTTTTGACCAGTAAAGCGAGTTCGTTGTACGCAAGTCCTGGTGGTCTTGAACGCGCCAAGGAATTGATTCGCGAAGCACTCGGACGCGACGCCACCGAGATGCTCGGGAATCTGCAGCAAACGATCGAAGCGATGCCGTTCGGCTTCATCAAGAAGGTCGATTCACAAACATTGCTGCAGTTTATCGGTGACGAGCATCCTCAGACGATCGCGCTGTTGTTAAGCCATTGCCCAGGCAACTACGCCGCCGAAGTCCTCGCCGGACTGGACCCCGAAAAACAACTCGAAGTCATTCGCCGAATCGCTTCGATCGGACGCACCAGCCCCGAAGCCGTTGCGGAACTCGAGTTTGGACTCGACATGCGTCTTTCTAGCATGGTCAACCAACAGCAAAGCAACACCGGCGGTGTCGGAAACGTCGCCGAAATCTTGAACGTTTGCGATCGCTCTATCGAACGAACGATCATGGAATCGCTGGGACGAGAAGATCCCGAACTGTCGGACGAGATTCGCCGATTGATGTTTGTGTTTGAAGACATTTCCAAGTTGGCCGATCGCGATATCCAGGCACTGCTGAAAAACGTCGAAACTGCCCAGTGGGCGATGTCGCTAAAGGGGGCCAGCCAAGGACTTCAAGAGAAGGTCATGCGCAATATGAGTTCTCGCGCAGCCGAAAACTTGAAAGAAGAAATGGAATACCTCGGCAGCGTCCGGCTAAGCGAAGTCGAAAGTGTCCAGCAAAAGATTGTCGACATCGTTCGGCATCTCGAAGACACCGGCGAAATTTCGCGTCCGACCGGCGAAGTCGAAGAAGAATACGTTACCTAGTTGTTCATCGTTAGCGTGGTTTCGTCATCAGAAGCCGGTAGTGGCCCGCGCCGAGGAAGTCGTCGATTCGCTCACGCAGTTCTGGCGTGATGTCGACTCGCGACTTATCGGCCTTCAATTGCACAACTTCGCCGTCCTTCAACTGGATTGTGAACAGCAATTCTTGGGTGCCCGGATAGCCACGTACGATTTCTTTCAATCGGGTAACCGTCGGCCCGTCATGCTCGTTTTCGTTCAGTCGAATTCGCATGCCGTGCGTGTAGCGAGTTTCCAGATCGCTGTACGGAATCAGCTCGTCGATGATCAGGTTCGCTTCGTCGCCACCACCACGGCGGTCAATTTTCCCTCTCGCTAGCACGACCGCATCGGGGATGACACGATCGCCCCAGTCGGCGAATCCTTTTGGCCACAGGATGCAGCGAATCGCACCCTGCATGTCTTCGAGGTCAAAGTTGGCGTACTTCGATGGTTGACCGGGTTTGGGGCTCTTGGTGTGAGCGATTTTGACGCTGCTGATCATGCCGCCAAGCACCACTTCAGCTCGGTCCTTGACGTTTGCCAGTTTGTCGGTCACATGAGTTCGGAATGTTGAAAGTCGCGGTTCGAATTCAGCGAGAGGATGACTTTCCAGGTAGTATCCGAGGACCTCTTTTTCAGCGATTAGTTTTTCGCGATCCGGCCACTCGTCCATCTCTGGCAGCGGCGTTGGCGCGGCTTCGGCGGACTCCTCTTCCTCGTCATCGAACGCACCGAACAAACTGGTTTGCCCGCTCTTTTTGTCCGCTTGAATCGCCGCGCCCGCTTGGACTGCTCGTTCGATCACAGCTGCTAACTGACTGCGTTTTGCCTCGAAACAATCCATCGCACCCGCTTTGATCAGGGTCATGATCGCGCTCTTGTTACAGGCCGATGGGTCAACCCGTTCGCAGAAATCGAAGATGTCTTTGAAGGGACCGTTTTTCTTTCGTTCTTCTTCGATCGCAATTGACGTCTGGCCGCCGCAACCCTTGATCGCCGACAAGGCAAAGAAGACAAGTTTGCCCTCGACGGAAAAGTCTGCCGCGCTCTTGTTCACACAAGGCGCGACGACCTCGATTCCCATCCGGTCACAGTCCTCCATGTGTTCGACCAACGCATCTTTGCGAACAAAGTTGCGCCCGGAAATATCGCTCGACAACAGTGCCGCCATGAACTCGACCGGATAGTGAGCTTTCAAGTAGGCCGTTTGATAGGCAAGCAGCGCGTAGGCGGTACTGTGTGACTTGTTGAAACCGTAGCCTGCAAACTTGACGATCAGATTCCAAATGTCATCGGCGTCCTTTTCCGCCAATCCATTTTCAACCGCGCCGACAATGAACGCATCGTGGTTGGCGTTGATCAGTGATTCTTTCTTTTTACTGATCGCCTTGATGCACGTGTACGCGTTGGCAAGTGGGATCTTGCCAAGACGATTCAGGATCCGCATCACCTGTTCTTGGTAGACCATGATCGAGTTGGTCTCTTCCAAAACTTCTTTCAGCACCGGGTGCTTGTACTCTGGTTGTTGCAAACCGTGTTTGATGTTGACGTAATCGTCGACCATCCCGCCTTCCAGCGGTCCAGGGCGATACAGTGCCGCTGTGGCGATGATGTCGTTGAACGTGTCCGGTTTCATGCGACAAAGCAGGTCGCGAATACCGCCCGATTCCAATTGGAAAACACCCTTGGTTTCTCCTCGCTGAAGCAGCGCGTACGACGGTTTGTCGTCGAGCGGGAATTTCAGTGGATCGACGACGGTCCCGGTCGTTTGCTCAATTAGCTTTACTGTTCGAGACAGAATCGTTAGGTTGCGAAGACCAAGGAAGTCCATCTTCAGCAAGCCCGACGCTTCGACGTCGTTCATCGACCACTGAGTGATGACATCCTGTTTGCCGGGGACTCGCGTCAGTGGCACATATTCGGATAACGGTTTGTCGGCGATCACAACCGCGGCAGCGTGAGTACCGATGTTGCGGGCTAGACCCTCGATTTTCATCGCCAGATCTAAGAGCTCGCGGATTTCCGGATCGCCGTCGTACGACATCTTCATGTCGGCGCTTTGTGCGAGCGCCTTCTTGATCGTGATCTTTAACTCGTCCGGCACCATCTCGGTGATCTGGTTGACGCGGCCCAGCGGTACGCCGAGCGCGCGACCGACGTCCTTGATCGCCGCTTTCGCCGCCAAAGTTCCGAACGTTCCGATCTGGCAAACCATCTCGGATCCGTAACGTTCTTTGACGTAGTCGATGACTTCGACACGACGTTCTTTCTCAAAGTCGATATCGATATCCGGTGGCTCGGTTCGACTTTCGTCCAGAAATCGCTCGAACAGCAAGTCGTATCGCAGCGGACAAACGTGCGACATGTAGAGCGCGTAACAAACGATCGCACCCACACCGCTGCCCCGAGCCGTGGCCGAGATGCCGATCGATCGGGCGTGATTGACGAAGTCCCAAACGATCAAAAAGTAAGTCGGATAGCCGAGCTTTTTGATCACATCAAGTTCGCGGTCCAGCCGCGCCATGACTTCCTCGGACAAGCTGCCGTCAACGATTCGCTCGTCGTCACCTTCGTACCGTTCCAGCAATCCCTTAACGCAAAGTTCTCGCAAGTAATCTAGCGGCGTTGCGTCGTTAGGGCATTCAAAGTTTGGGAAGAAGTACTTGTTGAATTCGATGTTGATGTCGACCGAGTCCGCGATTTCCTGGCTTCGCGCGCACGCTTCTTCAAGTCCGGGAAAGCTCTCGTACATTTGGTCAGGACTGCGCAAAAAGAACTGATCGTTCTCCATCTTCATCCGCGACGTGTCCGTGCGGAAACGTCCGGTGTTGATGCACAGCATGATGTCTTGAGCTTCGCTGTCGTCCTGATTGACATAGTGGCAATCGCTGGTCGCGACTAAGGGAATGCCCATTCGTTTTGAGATTTCAACAGCGCCTTCCAACTGCAAGCGTTGAATCTCGATGCCATTGTTCATGATCTCGATGAAGTAGCGTTCCCCAAAGACGCCCTGGAACCATCCGGCAATATCGCGAGCTTCTTTTTCGACCTCGGCTGTATCGACGCCCTTCATCACCGCGCGGCTGAATTCGCTGCTGACACAGCCTGACAAGCAGATGATTCCTTCGCTGTGTCGTTCCAGGATCTCCTTGTCGATCCGTGGCTTGAAGTAGAAGCCTTCCAGCGACGCGGCGCTGGCAAGTTTGATTAGGTTCTTGTATCCAGTGTGGTTTTGCGCAAGCAGTGTCAGGTGATAGCTGGCATCCTTGCTGCTGCTGGCGCCGCCTTTTTCGAATCGCGATCCGGGCGCGATGTAGGCCTCGTAGCCGATGATCGGGTTGATCTGAGCCGCTTTTGCTTTGCGATAGAACTCAAGCGCGCCGTGCAGGTTGCCGTGGTCGGTCAAGGCCAACGCGTTCATCCCATGGTCGACCGCACGGTTGACCAATTTGCCGATGTCGCCCGCCCCGTCGAGCAGCGAATAGTGGCTATGGCAGTGCAAATGGACGAACGGCTTGGCGGGTAAGACTTCAAGAGGTCCGGTGACCAAATCACTCATGGGAACGTCCTTGCGCGGCTCTAAAAACGGTGGGGCGAAGCAATGGTTTTAGCTTACCGCAGCGTCAAAGAAGGGGCATCCCACCAGACAACAACGCCTGATGATGGTCGCGTCGAATCAACCGCTGCTGCCCACAGAATCCCGTTTTATCGCTGTAAATCGAATCAAATTTGTGGGAGCGGCCTCCGGCTCGATTTCAAAAGTACCTAACAAGTCGCGTGAATCTGACCGAACGGGCCTCAGCAAGAAAGGGCATGCCGACAAACGAGTTTAGTTGGCGATACAGCGGCGGGACAAGTGATTCCTCTCTCCTGGATTCTCCGCCACAGAAGTTCTTTGCGAAGGTGATGGTCGCATCAAGCCACCCCGATTCGTCGAAGCAGTAAAAATTCCACGATTTTCCGATGTCAGGTTAATAATGGACATGTTTTGTGCTTTCCGGCTATGGATTGCGAAAAGTTGGATGTCATAATTCGCTTCCACGGGCAGTTTAGTTACCCGTCGGTCAGCGGCTGCGGAAGTTCGGCCACCTGCCGAACGACTTCCATTTGCTGAGTCGTGTTTGTCCCGTTCTTTTTCAGAGGAATTCGAATGCATTCGAAACGTAGCCGTCCAAGCGGCTTTACCTTGGTTGAGCTGTTGGTGGTGATCGCCATCATCGGCGTTCTGGTCGGTCTTTTGTTGCCAGCCGTGCAAGCTGCTCGTGAAGCTGCTCGCCGTATGAGCTGCAGTAACAACTTCAAGCAGCTCGGGCTTGGCTTGCACAACTATCACAGCGCGTTCAAGCAGATGCCAATCCAGGGTGTCGGCACGATGAGCCCGACCATCGATTACTCGTGGCGATCATCGAACATCACTAATGTTCAGCGACTAAGTGCTTTGGTCGGCTTGATGCCGTTCATCGAACAACAAGCTCTGTGGGAGCAAATCAGCAATCCTCTGGACAACAACGGTGGAACTCCGCTTATTTGGCCTGCGATGGGGCCAAGTCCAAACAAGATCGAATATCGTCCTTGGGTTACCGAACTGCCAACGCTTCGCTGCCCAAGCGATCCAGGAACCGGTCTTCCTGCACTTGGACGAACGAACTACGCGATGTGCCTTGGTGACTCCGCCGAACGTAGCACCACCGGTGCTTGGCGTGACAATGGAACCGTCGGCGGTTTGCCTAACGAAGTGCTTGCTGAAGAATCACGTGCAGCACACCGTGGCATGTTCGTGATGCACAAGACGATGAAGTTCCGTGACATTTTGGACGGCTTGTCGAACACGATTGCGATGGGCGAAATTGCCACTGACCTTGGTGACAAAGACAAGCGTACGATCAACTTGAACATTGGTTGGAACTTCCTTCGTAACCGTGCACCGAGCTACTGTCGCGATACACCCCAAGACTATGTCGATCCATTGCGTCCACAATTCTGGAAAGCAAGTTCGCCAACCGTCGGAGCAACCGATGGTCGTGGTTACAAATGGGCCGATGGTTTTTCGAACTTCAGCGGTATGTACACGATGTTGCCACCAAACGCCGAACTGTGTACCCAGCAAAATGCTGGTAACCCAGGCGTTTATCCACCATCGAGCCGACACC
Proteins encoded in this window:
- the fliG gene encoding flagellar motor switch protein FliG is translated as MTAFDEVGLRKAAILLMSLPTKSAAQILGQLPPRYIEAISIMIAQTESVGGDDQEIVIAEFLTSKASSLYASPGGLERAKELIREALGRDATEMLGNLQQTIEAMPFGFIKKVDSQTLLQFIGDEHPQTIALLLSHCPGNYAAEVLAGLDPEKQLEVIRRIASIGRTSPEAVAELEFGLDMRLSSMVNQQQSNTGGVGNVAEILNVCDRSIERTIMESLGREDPELSDEIRRLMFVFEDISKLADRDIQALLKNVETAQWAMSLKGASQGLQEKVMRNMSSRAAENLKEEMEYLGSVRLSEVESVQQKIVDIVRHLEDTGEISRPTGEVEEEYVT
- the dnaE gene encoding DNA polymerase III subunit alpha, with translation MSDLVTGPLEVLPAKPFVHLHCHSHYSLLDGAGDIGKLVNRAVDHGMNALALTDHGNLHGALEFYRKAKAAQINPIIGYEAYIAPGSRFEKGGASSSKDASYHLTLLAQNHTGYKNLIKLASAASLEGFYFKPRIDKEILERHSEGIICLSGCVSSEFSRAVMKGVDTAEVEKEARDIAGWFQGVFGERYFIEIMNNGIEIQRLQLEGAVEISKRMGIPLVATSDCHYVNQDDSEAQDIMLCINTGRFRTDTSRMKMENDQFFLRSPDQMYESFPGLEEACARSQEIADSVDINIEFNKYFFPNFECPNDATPLDYLRELCVKGLLERYEGDDERIVDGSLSEEVMARLDRELDVIKKLGYPTYFLIVWDFVNHARSIGISATARGSGVGAIVCYALYMSHVCPLRYDLLFERFLDESRTEPPDIDIDFEKERRVEVIDYVKERYGSEMVCQIGTFGTLAAKAAIKDVGRALGVPLGRVNQITEMVPDELKITIKKALAQSADMKMSYDGDPEIRELLDLAMKIEGLARNIGTHAAAVVIADKPLSEYVPLTRVPGKQDVITQWSMNDVEASGLLKMDFLGLRNLTILSRTVKLIEQTTGTVVDPLKFPLDDKPSYALLQRGETKGVFQLESGGIRDLLCRMKPDTFNDIIATAALYRPGPLEGGMVDDYVNIKHGLQQPEYKHPVLKEVLEETNSIMVYQEQVMRILNRLGKIPLANAYTCIKAISKKKESLINANHDAFIVGAVENGLAEKDADDIWNLIVKFAGYGFNKSHSTAYALLAYQTAYLKAHYPVEFMAALLSSDISGRNFVRKDALVEHMEDCDRMGIEVVAPCVNKSAADFSVEGKLVFFALSAIKGCGGQTSIAIEEERKKNGPFKDIFDFCERVDPSACNKSAIMTLIKAGAMDCFEAKRSQLAAVIERAVQAGAAIQADKKSGQTSLFGAFDDEEEESAEAAPTPLPEMDEWPDREKLIAEKEVLGYYLESHPLAEFEPRLSTFRTHVTDKLANVKDRAEVVLGGMISSVKIAHTKSPKPGQPSKYANFDLEDMQGAIRCILWPKGFADWGDRVIPDAVVLARGKIDRRGGGDEANLIIDELIPYSDLETRYTHGMRIRLNENEHDGPTVTRLKEIVRGYPGTQELLFTIQLKDGEVVQLKADKSRVDITPELRERIDDFLGAGHYRLLMTKPR
- a CDS encoding DUF1559 domain-containing protein — its product is MHSKRSRPSGFTLVELLVVIAIIGVLVGLLLPAVQAAREAARRMSCSNNFKQLGLGLHNYHSAFKQMPIQGVGTMSPTIDYSWRSSNITNVQRLSALVGLMPFIEQQALWEQISNPLDNNGGTPLIWPAMGPSPNKIEYRPWVTELPTLRCPSDPGTGLPALGRTNYAMCLGDSAERSTTGAWRDNGTVGGLPNEVLAEESRAAHRGMFVMHKTMKFRDILDGLSNTIAMGEIATDLGDKDKRTINLNIGWNFLRNRAPSYCRDTPQDYVDPLRPQFWKASSPTVGATDGRGYKWADGFSNFSGMYTMLPPNAELCTQQNAGNPGVYPPSSRHQGGVHILMGDGAVKFITDSIEAGSATQGGAASLPIFRWNRAGDVSPYGLWGALGTRANKEIIETEL